The DNA region CAAGGTGGAAGAGGTTCGTATTATTTGCCCGAACGGCACAGACCTTCGCCTGATCAGTTCATCGACGGAATTCACTGAGATATTTATGTTTTTGTTGTTCTTCAGGCGTGTTCTGGTGCAGTCCAGTGCCAACTGATGGACGTGGTGCACCCTGGGATCGTGCCGATGCACAAGGTGAACTTCGACGCGAAGAGCGAGTACGAGATGATTCAGAACTACAAGGTCCTCCAGGACGTGTTCAACAAGCTCAAGATCACTAAGGTGATGGCCTATTCATTTCCTTCTGATTTGACTTGGATTTCGTGTGCGTGCTGGTTCTTAATTGATTTCGTATGCCGCCTTGGTTTGTGGTGAGAGCAGCACATCGAAGTGAACAAGCTGGTGAAGGGGAGGCCGCTGGATAATTTGGAGTTCATGCAGTGGATGAAGCGCTACTGTGATTCCATCAATGGAGGCGTCAACCACAGGTGATTCTCAGCATAACGTAATTTTTGGATGTCGAACTTTTGTCTCTGTATTTGAGGCAATAGCCTTCAATAGTTGCTCTGTGCTGTCCTTGCTAATGAGTATGATGACAATTTTAGCCTAAAATGGATTATCAAAAATCGATATGATTGTCCATCATGAAAATGCGATTCTTATCCTTGTGGCAACAAAATGGAATTCTAGTCAGAGCCTCGTCCCATCAAAATTGACCCTGAGATTAGCAGATTTATAAGTGGTTTGTTCAAGTAAAGGTCTAATTGAGTAAATAATTATTGATTCTAGGGACTCTGAGGTTGAAATGAACTGGTAAATACGACATGTAACATCTTCATGAATAGTgtgcatttatttatttatttatttatttttctctttgttATCTCTTTGTTATGAAATTAGTGTTCAGAGATTTTTGTCAGAGCTTTGATGATTGTAGTACTCGTGCAATACATCCAATTTGTAATATCTTGACATATGTTACAAGTGCTGAACTGTTGTGGGCAATGCAACTGACAATTTTCTGTGCTTCCGGTCAGTTACAATCCTCTTGAAAGGAGAGAAGCTTGTAAGGGAGGTAAAGAAGCTAGCAAGAAAGCTGCTGCATCACAGTCTTCGGTGAGGAGTTCTACTGCTGCTCTCAAATCTCAGCCAGCCCACAATGCTCGTAGGAGTGATGCCCCTGTAAGCTCCACAAATCCGCCTCCGAAGGCCCCAAAACCAGCCTACACTGTGCCAGCGTATGATGAACAGGTACTTCTGATTCACTGTTGATTGgtaaaataaaagttattttaCGAATAATCCTAATGCTTATGATATTGCAGATCACAGAGTTGAAGCTGTCGGTGGATAGTCTCGAGAAGGAGAGGGACTTCTATTTTGCGAAGTTAAGA from Punica granatum isolate Tunisia-2019 chromosome 3, ASM765513v2, whole genome shotgun sequence includes:
- the LOC116200087 gene encoding microtubule-associated protein RP/EB family member 1C, producing MATNIGMMDGAYFVGRSEILAWINSTLQLNLSKVEEACSGAVQCQLMDVVHPGIVPMHKVNFDAKSEYEMIQNYKVLQDVFNKLKITKHIEVNKLVKGRPLDNLEFMQWMKRYCDSINGGVNHSYNPLERREACKGGKEASKKAAASQSSVRSSTAALKSQPAHNARRSDAPVSSTNPPPKAPKPAYTVPAYDEQITELKLSVDSLEKERDFYFAKLRDIEIVCQCPQVESLPIVGAIKKILYAADDDASIVAEAQAMISFPQKEADLLSPIEEVPEERQSSETQKRKVIVNHDVEAASATTSSPRMRLSDASDVRCSGSPLMTY